A portion of the Zootoca vivipara chromosome 6, rZooViv1.1, whole genome shotgun sequence genome contains these proteins:
- the LOC118087749 gene encoding uncharacterized protein LOC118087749 isoform X2: MERGGSSPDLVARGSQEESLSLRNRVESSVSQLAFFPMDKLQRDMQRYLKDLKEGIKGLLVTKPWKKTHFLCAVVIVLQIILWIVMFLSEQPQADLKRDIECDRAQLLAEVASLKKQLGAMEKEVEKEKRERDRQLAAQNQILRKTKLALEKATKGSDVLQADLAAANQNLSETEQRWKSCQAQLDSTKGKAASLEKERNNLQQENQRLRGTIDDLRKQLSSRERDLEYVRNNQQW, translated from the exons ATGGAGAGAGGAGGGAGCAGCCCTGATCTTGTTGCCAGAGGGAGCCAGGAGGAATCTCTCTCATTGAGGAATCGAGTCGAAAGCTCTGTGTCCCAGCTTGCCTTCTTCCCCATGGATAAACTGCAGCGGGACATGCAAAGATACCTGAAAGATCTGAAGGAGGGGATCAAGGGGCTTCTGGTCACCAAGCCATGGAAGAAGACCCATTTTTTGTGTGCAGTTGTCATCGTCCTCCAAATTATTCTGTGGATCGTTATGTTCCTTTCGGAACAACCGCAAGCAGATTTGAAGCGGGACATCGAATGCGACCGAGCCCAACTGCTGGCCGAGGTGGCATCTCTCAAGAAACAACTGGGAGCCATGGAAAAGGaggtggagaaagagaaaagggagagagacaGGCAACTGGCTGCTCAAAACCAGATCCTCAGGAAGACCAAGTTGGCTTTGGAGAAAGCGACTAAGGGCAGCGATGTTCTACAGGCCGACCTGGCGGCTGCCAACCAGAACCTCAGCGAGACGGAACAGCGCTGGAAGTCCTGCCAAGCACAACTG gacagcacaaaaggaaaagccgCGTCTCTGGAGAAGGAAAGGAACAATCTACAGCAGGAGAACCAGAGGCTCCGAG ggaCAATTGATGACCttaggaagcagctctccagtcgAGAAAGAGATTTGGAGTATGTCAGGAATAACCAGCAATGGTAA